The following coding sequences are from one Ornithodoros turicata isolate Travis chromosome 1, ASM3712646v1, whole genome shotgun sequence window:
- the LOC135369057 gene encoding uncharacterized protein LOC135369057 → MSPRTRNPRSHAPPPDRQQHTSQVQRERRQDSRGPQPPHSRVTSIATWTVVARNRPVSWASRTRWSSQPRPLRGMDPSQVPPPFRGLTLEDRHPADPPIALTEDERRLLCPVCWVPELHRSAHRRGPLHRAKVEALREARSTGSDVAAAVAVLQRHRPDLLRGPQGPPAIPDDVVLDMPDV, encoded by the coding sequence ATGTCTCCAAGAACGAGAAACCCCAGAAGCCACGCACCTCCCCCGGACCGACAGCAGCACACCTCGCAAGTGCAACGGGAGAGACGACAGGACTCCCGCGGCCCACAACCGCCTCACTCAAGGGTTACCTCCATCGCCACCTGGACGGTGGTGGCGCGGAACAGACCAGTCTCCTGGGCCTCCAGGACCCGGTGGTCCAGTCAACCCAGGCCGCTGCGCGGAATGGACCCCAGCCAAGTGCCCCCACCCTTCAGGGGGCTCACACTGGAAGATCGGCATCCAGCCGACCCACCCATCGCCCTGACCGAAGACGAAAGGCGCCTTCTGTGCCCAGTCTGCTGGGTGCCAGAGCTGCACCGCTCCGCCCATCGTCGGGGCCCCCTCCACCGCGCAAAAGTGGAAGCCCTCCGAGAAGCTCGATCCACAGGATCCGACGTGGCAGCAGCAGTGGCCGTGCTACAGCGGCACCGTCCAGACCTCCTACGGGGCCCGCAAGGTCCTCCAGCCATCCCGGATGACGTGGTCCTTGACATGCCAGACGTTTGA